One window from the genome of Sulfodiicoccus acidiphilus encodes:
- a CDS encoding HAD-IC family P-type ATPase: MANFRELQGKGVVGEVGGREVFVGRPGATVCEDSPTLDGNVAVCVDGELVGRFDVEDDLRRDAAEFVARLRAMGMRVVVLSGDRGDRVRALAERLGIREYYAETSPERKVEVIKELKGRGGVAMLGDGVNDAAALALADVSVAMGNAVDLSKNAAHIVLLNNDLKGLLSILERRGTLSKAVPSNVALALLYNAVGIPLAVLGTLSGMLAMVVMVLSLASVFANARLSALYA; the protein is encoded by the coding sequence GTGGCCAACTTCAGGGAACTCCAGGGGAAGGGCGTCGTGGGGGAGGTGGGAGGCCGTGAGGTTTTCGTGGGCAGGCCTGGGGCAACTGTCTGCGAGGACTCTCCCACCCTCGACGGTAACGTCGCTGTTTGCGTTGATGGGGAACTGGTGGGTCGATTCGACGTAGAGGACGACTTGAGGAGGGACGCCGCGGAGTTCGTGGCGAGGTTAAGGGCCATGGGGATGCGAGTCGTAGTGCTGAGCGGAGATAGGGGAGACAGGGTCAGGGCGTTGGCGGAGAGGCTGGGTATCCGGGAGTACTACGCCGAGACGTCCCCTGAGCGTAAGGTGGAAGTGATAAAGGAGCTGAAGGGGAGGGGCGGCGTCGCGATGCTCGGGGACGGCGTGAACGACGCAGCGGCCTTAGCCCTAGCCGACGTATCCGTTGCCATGGGAAACGCCGTCGATCTCTCGAAGAACGCGGCCCACATCGTGCTACTGAACAACGACCTTAAGGGCCTCCTGTCGATACTCGAAAGGAGGGGCACGTTGAGCAAGGCCGTACCGTCGAACGTGGCTTTAGCGCTCCTGTACAACGCGGTGGGGATCCCCTTGGCCGTGTTGGGGACGTTGAGTGGGATGCTCGCGATGGTCGTCATGGTGTTGAGTTTGGCCTCGGTCTTCGCTAACGCGAGGCTATCGGCATTGTACGCCTAG